The nucleotide window GGGTCGGGCACCGGATCGTGTCCCAGGCCATCGTCGTCGCCGTCGGCGTTGCCGTCGACGGGCGCCGGGAAGTCCTGGGTTTCGACGTGGGCGACAGCGAGAACGAGGGCTTCTGGACGTCGTTCCTGCGGTCGCTGAAGACCCGCGGCCTCGACGGGGTCAAGCTAGTCATGTCTGACGCTCACACCGGCCTGAAGAAGGCCATCGGGACCGTGTTCCAAGGCGCCGGCTGGCAGCGCTGCCGGGTGCATTTCATGCGCAACGTCCTCGCGGTAATCCCGAAAGGATCGCAGGACATGGTCGCCTCGATCATCCGCACCATCTTCGCCCAGCCCGACCGTGAACACATCGAGAAGCAGTTCCGCGAGGTCACCACGATGCTCGCCCGGTCGCACCCGAAGGTCGCGGCGATGCTCGTCGACGCGCAACCCGACCTGCTCGCCTTCGCCGCGTTCCCCAGACGGCACTGGCGCCAAATCTGGTCCACCAACCCGCTCGAACGGGTGAACAAAGAGATCAAACGCCGCACCGACGTCGTCGGCGTGTTCCCCAACGCCGCAGCCCTGCTGCGCCTGGCCGGGTCGGTCCTGATCGAGCAACACGACGAGTGGGAAGCCGGCGAACGCCGCTACTTCTCCGAGTCATCCATGCTCGAGCTGGGCACCATGACCAACCCCATCGAGGTCATCGACGAGGCGGTGATCCTCCCCGAACTCGCCGCCGCCTAAGCTAGAACAACTGACCCGCACGGTGTTGAGAAACTCCACCACTCAGCGGGACGTGAGCTTGAGCAGTTCAACCGGGTGGTTCCAGCCGAGAAGCTGCAGGCCTGGGTTGCACTGGCGGTGAAAGCCCGCAACGATCTCGTCCATGAGGGGCATTTCAAAACCAGGCTCAGCACGAGCGGCCTCGGGGCCTTGGCCATGGGAGTTCGTTGGCTTCTCAATCTCGCCATCATGAAGCACCTCGGCATTGACGACGCGTCTCTTCGTGGCGCCGCGTGGCACTCGCGGGAGGGGCAAGCTGCAACTTTCACCTCGAGAAGCTATCTCGCAGACGCCCTCGACCCGGAGGAAGGAAAGCGCCACGACTAAGCGCTCCGTCTGTGGCCTTGGAGTTAGGACCACCGATTCACCTCGGATGGCGTCCCGCCTAGTTTCCCAGGTTCGCAAACTGTCGGCCTTAGCCGCCCCGACGACAGGGACCCCAATGCCGTTGAGCACCATAGGGTGAGCATGGCCGAACTCCCTGACCGCCAAACATTTTTCTATGGGACGCCGGGCACTCGTCCGGGGTAGCTGAAAAAGTAGATGAGCCGCATGCTGCTGTCCCAAGCGTTCGCCAAATCAGGGTGCCTCATGGGAGCCTCGTCTAATGGAAGACCGCCTACCTATCTTCGACATTGAAGACCGGACCGAACATTCTCCCGCCACTCATGAAGAGACTAGCTTCGCCTTCTTGAACCGTGTCGGGGGTGAGTTTTGGGAGAACCCGCGGCGACTATTGCAGGAGTGGGCAAATCGACTGCCAGTCGACGCCTATGCCGACATTCGTGGTCGTCTGCGCGAGTCCAACGACCAAGCGCAGAGCGCGTTCCTGGAACTGTACATCCACGAGTCACTCCTACGCGCCGGTTTCAGTGTCACGGTGCATCCGGACATTCCTGAATCAAATCGCCACCCGGACTTTCTAGCCACCCGCGGGTCGGAACGCTTCTATGTTGAAGCGGTCATGCCGCAATCGCGCCCGGATGGCGGATCAGCGAACCGCCTAGCTCGGTTTCTAGATGGGGTGAACAAGCTGGACGACTCTCGCTTCTTCCTCGACCTTCAGGACGTGGTAGTGGGAGCAAGATCTGTGGGCGCGGGAGATCTTCGACGACGACTAAAGAAGTGGCTTGATGAACTAGATCCAGATGCTCCGGCCGACAGTGACCGATACCCCACTTTTCCCTGGACATCAGGCGACTGGTCAGCCCGGTTCGGGGCGATTGCCAAGTCTCCGCAACATCGCCGTTCGTCTCGTGGGCGGGCGATCGGCGTCTATTCCCATGGCGACGCCGAATTTATCGACGACGCGGGGCTCATCCGGCGCGGTGCAACCCTAAAAGCTCGAGCTTATGGCGAGCTTGACGCCCCCTTCGTGATCGCAGTTGGGGTGTACCTCTTCGACGACGATCTCGAAGATGCAATCGCGGCCATGTTCGGACACGAGGCATGGATCATTACGGCCTCGGGGACTGCTTCTCGCTCAACTCGAATGGCGGATGGATTCTTTGGAACGAGGCAGGCTGCACAACACATTGGAACATCCGCGGTACTCGTGGTAAATCAGCTGCAACCTCATCATGTTCCACGGAGCGAGGTCACGCTCATCCATCACCCATGGGCGACTCGTCCGCTTGAAGTGACACGGCCGTTCCACGCCGTTGAACTTCGCCTCAACGGCGCGCAGCTGCAGCGTGACGAACCATTTGAATCGGCTGCTCGCTTCTTCGGTATCGAAGCATGGGCAGATCTTGACCCATGGCCCAAAGCCTAATCCGAGCCGCCCAGAGGAATGGGCAACTCTTTCACGGCTGACCTCGGACGACGCACTGAGGTGGAGAACAGATCGGTGGACGGCACTCGAGTCTTTCGCGAGGTGGCATGCAAGTCGGGCGAGGATGCGGTCAAGAGTGACGCTATGCCGTGACCCACTACCCTTGGGGCATGAACGCCAAGTTCACCGATGGGCGAAAGCCAGCGCTCAATCCTGACTGGATCAACACGCTCGTCCGCTCCGCGAACGCACCCGATGGAATGACAGTGAGTCCAGAAGAAACACCGGCCAGCCATCGCAGGCAACCGGCCAGCACGCCCACTCAGACACTGAATGAGATCTCGGCCCGGGAAGCGCGGGCGACCTACGCGCCGCCTTACGTAGACACATGCACTCGAGACGGCACCGAGGTTCCCGAAACCCCTAACCGTCAGGTTGAGCTCCAACACCCCGGCACGACTGCTGTCAACCAAGGGGAACTCGACTGATACTTGGCGGAATTAGGACATGGATCTGGTCCCCAGCAGAGCTGTACTCCAAGTTGACGCTTGGCGCATCACTGCCTACGTATCTTGAGAGTTCTCGCTGGCGCCCGCGCTCGGCGGTGATCCTGAAATGGACGACCACGACGAACAGAGACCGCCGGCATCAAACGGCTCGATCTCAAGCCACTCATCGCCAGAAAGAAGGGCGCACGAGACACAGATCATTTCTGCCGAGAACCCACACGGGACTTAGGGAGCCACATCCTAGAACCGCACTCCGCCAGCGGAGATCCCGGCCTTCCAGAAGCGCTGAAGGGCGAGGAAGACGATCATGATCGGTACCACCGAAACTAGCGAACCAACCACCGTCAGGATTTGGAGTCCCGGGATCGTGATCGACGACTGGTTCCAGCCAGTCAGTCCCACCGTCAGCGGCATCAGCGTCTGGTCAGTGAGCACGAGCAACGGCAGCATGTAGCTGTTCCAACTGCCCAGGAAAGCGAACAGCAGGATCGTCACCAGGCCGGTCATCATCAACCGCAGGCCGATTGAGAAGAATATACGCAGTTCGTTCGCGCCGTCCAGCCGGGCTGCTTCTACGAGCTCAAGTGGAATCGAGGACTGCGCGTATATGTAGGCCAGCAAAACGCCAAACGGGTAGACAAGCGCCGGCAGCAGCACTCCCGCGTAAGTGTTGTTCAGGCCCAGGGTGACAAGCAACATGTAAGTGGGCTGGGCGAGCACGGTTCCGGGCACCAACAGGCTGGCAAGCACGGCGCCGAGCACGATCTTGCGTCCCTTGAACCTGTAGACCGCGAATGCGTAGCCAGTGAGGGCGCAGACAAAGGTCGTGAAAGCCGAGCCGACGACCGAGTAGATCACCGAGTTGAACGTCCAGCGCCAATAAATTCCGTCGTCGTAGTTCGACAGGTTCACGAGGTTGTCGATCAGGTGGAATTCGGAGAAAGCGAATCCCGGCGTGGAGAAGAGCTCGCCGCCGGACTTTGTCGAGGCTACGACCAGCCAATACACCGGCACCAGGAAGTACAGGGCGGCGAGGACCATGACCACCGTGACAGCGATCATCCACCCCCGTCCGTGCTGATCGGAGGCCGAAGTGTGGAACTTTGGAGCACGGTGAGGGCGCGAGGTGGTCGGTGCGGCGGGCAGGAGGCTCCCTACCGGGGAATCGAGGACCGGGGAGGCGGCGTTCTTGTTAAGCGTCACGGGAGGCTCCATTTCGACGGTTCGTCACGCGCATGATCACCAGGGAGACCACGAGTGTGGCGGCACCGAGGATGACGGCCATCGCCGACGACAGGTTCGCGTTGTTGCCGAGTGTGGCCGCAGAGAACACGGCCATGTTGGGCGTGAAGTCGCTCGAGATATTGGGGGTGATGGTTTTCAGCACGGCCGGTTCGCTGAAAAGCTGCAAAGTGCCGATAATCGACGACAGTGTGGTCAGCAGGAATGCCGGCCAGATCATCGGGATTTTGATGCTCCAGGCGATCCGAACTTCGTCGGCACCGTCGAGTCGGGCGGCCTCGTACATTTCGCGGGGCACCGACTGCAGGGCTGCGAACAGGATGATCATGTTGATGCCGGTATACGACCAAATGCTAATGTTTGCGATCGCCCACAGCACTGTGCCGGGCGCCAGCAGGTTAGCCTCGATGCCTATCGAAGCCAGGAACTGGATGACTGGGCTTACGGCCGGCTGGTAGAGGAACCCCCACAGCAGGGCCGCGATGACGCCGGGCACCGCGTAGGGAAGGAATACCGCGAACTGGAAGAATCGCTTGGCCTTGACCAGTGATGAGTCGAATAGCAGGGCCAAGCCACCGGCAAGGACCATCATGACCGGCACCTGCACGACACCGAAGAGCAGCACACGCCCGAAGCTGGCGATGAAGTCTGAATCAGTGAGTGCTCGAACGTAGTTCTCGATCCCGGCAAAGACCGCCGCCGTTTCGCCGCCGAACCCGAGGCCGGAGGACTTCACCGTGAACAGGCTGCTGCCCATAGCCACGAGAATCGGGGCGATAAGGAACAGGATGAAAAGCGCTGAGAAGGGAACGATGAAGGCATACGGCACCCACCACGCCCCCGCGCCGGTGAACCGACGCGGGGGCGTGGTGGTGCGGGACAGAAAACTCATTCCGACTACTCGTTCACACTCAGGCCGCGGGCCTTCAGATCGTCCACGGTGGCGGCCTGCGCGGCGTCTAGCGCCTCGAGGAAGGTCTTCTGGCCATTGATGACCTTGGCGAACTCATCGGTCAGCGCGGTCTGGGCGGTGCCGTAATTGGGGCCGTCCACCCATGTCGCTGGTGTGTTCTTGGCTGCCTCAATGAAGACCTCATTCACGGCCTGGTCACCGAAGAACGGAACGGGCGAAGTCAGCGCGGGCGAAGCCAGGCCGTTCTTGGTCGACGGGAAGATGCCGCCGACCGAGATCATAGTCTCCTGGGTGTCATCGGAGCCGTTCAGCCAGCTGATGAATTCAGCCGCCGCTTCGGGGTCGGCCGCGCCCTTGAGCACGACGTCGGCGGCGCCGCCGGAGTCACCGGCGTTGGCGGATCCCTCGTTGACAGGCAGCGCTGCGATCTTCCAGAGGCCGCTGGTGCTTTCAGCGTTGCTGGCCAGCAGGCTCGGGAACCAGGCTGCGTAGGAGATCGTGGCGATCTTGCCGGCGTTCACGTTCGCCCAGTACTCCGGGGTCCACATGGTGTCGGTGGTGACTAGCCCTTCGTCGAGCAGTGTTTGCCAGCGCTTAGCGACCAGCTGACTGCCGGAGTCGTTCATACCCACGTCCCAGGCGTCGCCGTCAACGCCGTACCAGCTACTCTCGGCCTGTTGAACCTCCTGCATCCACTGCCCCACTTCGCTGGGCGACATGTTGGCGATGTATACGTTCGGGTCTGCGGCATGGATGGCTCGGGCGGCGTCGAGGTACTCATCCCAGGTGGTGGGAACGCTGACGCCGTACTTCTCGAACATATCGGTGCGATACATCATGCCCGCCGGGCCGATGCCCTGCGGCACACCGTAGACCTGGCCGTCGAAGCTGACGGAGGCCCACGAGCTCGGTGTGTAGTTCGCCTCATCATCGCTAACGAACTCGGTGATGTCCTGCACCCGTCCGGCGATCACGTAGTCGGGCAGGTCGTGGGTGCTCAGCTGCACCACGTCGGGGCCGGCTCCGGCATCGACGGCGGCCTTGACCTTAGTGCCGTCGTCTCCGGTCATGCGGTGGAAGGTAACGGTGGTGCCGGTGTCGAGTTCGTTGTACTGGTCGACGAGGTCTTCGAGACCCGGGACCCAGCCCCAGAAGTCGACCGTGGATGCGTCGGCCGCTGCGTCGCCGTCGGTTGAAGCGGTTCCCGCGGAGCAGCCGGCCAGCAGCGCCAGGGCACTCGCCGACGCAATGACACCCATCACCATTCGGGACCTCGTTGGGCCCGCCAGATAAAACTTCATTGTCTTCCTTCCGATGACTGCATTGTCGAGGGTGAGGCATGTACTCGATGGACCATTGGGTCGCCATCTTGCCATCGAGATAACTGCCTCGGTACAAGGATGCCTATGGAAACCACCCCTGTCAAGCATTCATCCGATGTGTGATCGGCTTGTTGCGACATAAAGGCTCAACTCTCCGAATATGGCCTCCGAAGGTCGGATCAATAGGGGTAGTCTGTGCGTGAATCCGCCCGCGACATCAAGAGAGGTTCCCCTTGTGCCCCTGACTGATATTCCCCTCGACCAGCTCCGCGAATTTCGGCCGGAGGTACTGGAGCCTACTGACTTCGATGAATTCTGGGCCTTGACCCTCACTGAATCCCGCGCGCTGGCCTGGGAGCCCCGCCTTGAGCAGGTGTCCACGGTAATGCGCACCGTGGAGGTATTCGACGTGACCTTTGCCGGATACTGCGGCCAGCCCATCCGCGCCTGGCTGACGGTGCCCGTCGACGCCGGGGGGCCATTACCTACTGTGGTCGAATACCAGGGGTACAACGGCGGGCGGGGACTGCCGGGCGAGCGGCTCTTCTGGGCCAGCGCGGGCTACGCGCATCTCTTCATGGACACACGTGGCCAGGGCAGCGGGTGGGGCACAGGCGGACACACTCCCGATCCTGAGGGCTCAGAGGCCTCCGTGGCCGGCTGGATGACTCGTGGCATCCTCGATCCGAAGTCTTACTATTACCGGCGGGTATTCACTGATGCCGCACTGGCAATCGATGCCGCCAGGTCACTCATTCATGTCGATGCGAGCAGACTGAGCCTCGCCGGCGGCAGTCAGGGGGGCGGCATAGCCCTCGCCGCCGCCGCACTGGTGCCTGACGTATGCGCGGTTATGCCCGACGTGCCGTTCCTCTGCCACTTTCGGCGGGCTGCGGAAATCACCGCCGTCGAACCGTTCACCGAAATCAGCCGTTACCTGGCGGTCCACCGCGACGCCGTAGACCAGGTATTCGACACGCTCAGCTACTTCGACGGGGTGAACTTCGCTCGGCGAGCCACGGCGCCAGCCCTATTCTCGGCCGCGCTGATGGACGATGTTGTGCCTCCATCCACCATCTTCGCCGCATTCAACCGCTATGCCGGGCCAGCCGACATCGAGGTCTATCCGTTCAATGGCCACGAATCAGGGCAGACGCTGCACAACATTAAGCAGGCGACCTGGCTCCCTCAGCACATAGGCCAAGGCCTCCTGAGCTAGCTGTCAGGCGGGAAATCCGCCTCGGTCAGCTCTACCCAGCTGTCGGTAGTCAGTTTCACGGTTCGTTCGATGCTGTGCCAGCCGACCTTCACAGCACCGCTGGTGTGCACTGTGCGTGCACGCAGCCGTGCGCGCACGAGCCGCGGGCGACCGTGGGTATCCGGTGCCCAATCGATGTCGACCAGCACACCCGGTCGCACAACGAGCCCGGCAACGGAACCGGCGGGCCAACTGGCCGGCACTGCGGGCAGGAGGTCGATGCGGTCGGCGTGGCTGTGTACCAGACACTCAACGACGGCTGCAACGTAACCGAGGTTGCCATCAATTTGGAACGGTGGATGCGCGACGAAAAGGTTTGGGTATAGGCCTCCTTCCCACGGACCTGGGGCCATTGCGACGGAGCGAAAGACCAGCGGGAGCAGACGTTCCACCGCTTCGGGCTCACGAAGGCGCGCGCGTAATGCAATTTTCCAGACCAGCGACCAACCCGCGGAGTCGTCCCCGCGCTCGTCGAGGGTGCGTGAAACGGCAGCAGCGAGTTCCGGAGTGAGCAGTGTGTTGCCGGGGTACGCGAAGTAGAGCGGGGAAACGTGCCGATGCCCCGGTTCAGGCAGCACGAAGGGGTCGGCCCATTCCTGGATGCTGCCATCCGAGATAGGGATCGGGGGCAGAGCAGCGAGCGACCGAACGACCTGCTGCATGATCG belongs to Cryobacterium sp. SO2 and includes:
- a CDS encoding carbohydrate ABC transporter permease, whose protein sequence is MTLNKNAASPVLDSPVGSLLPAAPTTSRPHRAPKFHTSASDQHGRGWMIAVTVVMVLAALYFLVPVYWLVVASTKSGGELFSTPGFAFSEFHLIDNLVNLSNYDDGIYWRWTFNSVIYSVVGSAFTTFVCALTGYAFAVYRFKGRKIVLGAVLASLLVPGTVLAQPTYMLLVTLGLNNTYAGVLLPALVYPFGVLLAYIYAQSSIPLELVEAARLDGANELRIFFSIGLRLMMTGLVTILLFAFLGSWNSYMLPLLVLTDQTLMPLTVGLTGWNQSSITIPGLQILTVVGSLVSVVPIMIVFLALQRFWKAGISAGGVRF
- a CDS encoding acetylxylan esterase, translated to MPLTDIPLDQLREFRPEVLEPTDFDEFWALTLTESRALAWEPRLEQVSTVMRTVEVFDVTFAGYCGQPIRAWLTVPVDAGGPLPTVVEYQGYNGGRGLPGERLFWASAGYAHLFMDTRGQGSGWGTGGHTPDPEGSEASVAGWMTRGILDPKSYYYRRVFTDAALAIDAARSLIHVDASRLSLAGGSQGGGIALAAAALVPDVCAVMPDVPFLCHFRRAAEITAVEPFTEISRYLAVHRDAVDQVFDTLSYFDGVNFARRATAPALFSAALMDDVVPPSTIFAAFNRYAGPADIEVYPFNGHESGQTLHNIKQATWLPQHIGQGLLS
- a CDS encoding sugar ABC transporter substrate-binding protein; this encodes MVMGVIASASALALLAGCSAGTASTDGDAAADASTVDFWGWVPGLEDLVDQYNELDTGTTVTFHRMTGDDGTKVKAAVDAGAGPDVVQLSTHDLPDYVIAGRVQDITEFVSDDEANYTPSSWASVSFDGQVYGVPQGIGPAGMMYRTDMFEKYGVSVPTTWDEYLDAARAIHAADPNVYIANMSPSEVGQWMQEVQQAESSWYGVDGDAWDVGMNDSGSQLVAKRWQTLLDEGLVTTDTMWTPEYWANVNAGKIATISYAAWFPSLLASNAESTSGLWKIAALPVNEGSANAGDSGGAADVVLKGAADPEAAAEFISWLNGSDDTQETMISVGGIFPSTKNGLASPALTSPVPFFGDQAVNEVFIEAAKNTPATWVDGPNYGTAQTALTDEFAKVINGQKTFLEALDAAQAATVDDLKARGLSVNE
- a CDS encoding sugar ABC transporter permease, which gives rise to MPYAFIVPFSALFILFLIAPILVAMGSSLFTVKSSGLGFGGETAAVFAGIENYVRALTDSDFIASFGRVLLFGVVQVPVMMVLAGGLALLFDSSLVKAKRFFQFAVFLPYAVPGVIAALLWGFLYQPAVSPVIQFLASIGIEANLLAPGTVLWAIANISIWSYTGINMIILFAALQSVPREMYEAARLDGADEVRIAWSIKIPMIWPAFLLTTLSSIIGTLQLFSEPAVLKTITPNISSDFTPNMAVFSAATLGNNANLSSAMAVILGAATLVVSLVIMRVTNRRNGASRDA